The sequence AAGATCGCTACCGCAGCTTACCCGCTCGACGTCCTGACATCCTGGGCGCAGTACGAAGACAAGATCGCGCGCTGGGTCGCAGAGGCCGCGGGGCAGGGCGCGGATCTGCTGGTCTTTCCAGAATACGGCGCGATGGAACTGGCGACCCTTTCCGGACCCGATGTGGCGGCGGACCTCGAAGCCTCGCTGCATGCCGTGTCGGACCGGCTGGAGGACGCGGACGCGCTGCACCTCAGGCTCGCCCGCGAGCATGGCGTGCATATCGTCGCCGCTTCCGGTCCGGCGGACACGGATACCCGCCCTGTGAACCGTGCCCGGCTCATGACCCCCACGGGCCAGACCGGCGTGCAGGACAAGCAGATCATGACCCGCTTCGAGGCCGAAGTCTGGGACGTGATACCGGGCAACGGGCTTCAGGTGTTCGATACCGCGCTCGGCAAGATCGGGATCCTGATCTGCTATGACAGCGAATTTCCCCTGTTGGGACGGGCGCTTACGGAATGCGACATCATCTGTGTCCCGTCGGTGACCGAAGCGCTGGCGGGGTACTGGCGTGTGCGCATCGGCTCGATGGCGCGGGCGCTCGAGAATCAGTGCATCACCGCCATGTCCAGCGTCGTGGGAGAGGCCGACTGGTCGGATGCGCTGGGCACGAGCTTTGGCGCGGGCGGCATCTTTGGCCCGCCCGATACGGGCTTTCCGCCCACCGGGGTGCTCGCGGCAGGAGAGCTGAATGCCCCCGGATGGACCTTCGCCGAAGTCGATCTGGGGCAGGTCGCCCATGTCCGCCGCGATGGCGTGGTGCTCAACCGGCGCCACTGGACCGGGCAAATCGGGCGGGACGGCCCTGCGCCATCTGTCAGATTGCGCTGAATACCCCTTGAAAAATGGCCGCAATAGGCTCATTTAGCAGCGTGCCCCGAAATTGGGGGCAGGTAAGTCAAGGAGAGACCATGGCCAAGGAAGATACGCTCGAATTTCCCGGTGTCGTGAAGGAACTCCTGCCTAACGCGACGTTCCGGGTCGAGCTTGAAAACGGCCATGAGATCATCGCGCACACGGCAGGCAAGATGCGCAAGAACCGCATTCGCGTTCTGGCAGGCGACAAGGTACAGGTCGAGATGACCCCGTACGATCTGACCAAAGGTCGGATCAACTACCGGTTCAAGTAGGCCGCGCTTGCCGCGGCCCGCGCGGCGGGCGTCCTGCACGCAGGGCGCGGTCGGCACCCGTTTGCCATTCCGGCTGATGCCCTTGGTGAAAGGCCGTTCATGACACTTATCCTGGGTTCCGGTTCCCCCCGACGCCTCGAACTGCTGGCGCAGATCGGCGTCGTTCCCGATGATATCCGTCCCCCCGATATCGACGAAACACCGCGCAAGGCCGAGTTGCCACGCCCCTATTGCGCCCGCATGGCGCGGGAGAAGGTGGCAGCGGTGCCCTGCGGCGACGATGACATCGTGCTCTGCGCCGACACCACCGTGGCGCTGGGCCGGCGGATCCTGGGCAAGCCTGCCGACGCGGCAGAGGCAGAGACCTTTCTGAGGATGATGTCGGGGCGCCGGCACAAGGTGATCACCGCCGTCGCCGTCAAGCGGGGCGGGCGGCTGTGGGAACGTGACGTGCAAAGCGCGGTCCGCATGAAATCGCTGTCGGACGCCGAGATCGCGGCCTACCTCGCCACCGGCGACTGGCGGGGAAAGGCCGGCGGCTACGGGATCCAGGGGCCCGCGGGCGCGTTGGTCCCGTGGATCAGCGGATCGTTCACCGGTATCGTCGGGCTGCCGCTGGCCGAAACCGCCAACCTGTTGACCGCGGCGGGCCATCCGCCGCTGAAAGGAAGCGCATGAAGGGCCGGACGATCATATTGGACCACCTCGGCGACCGGGAGGCCGCCGCGCTGATGGTGGACGGACAGCTGGACGATCTGCTGGTCGACAGCGACGCACCGCGCCCCGGCACCGTCTACCGCGGCATCGCGGACCGCCCGGTCAAGGGGCAGGGCGGCATGTTCCTGAAGACGCCCGACGGCGCCGCGTTTCTGCGGCAGATCAAGGGGCTGGCACCGGGGCAACCGATCCTCGTTCAGGTCAGCGGCTTTGCCGAACCGGGCAAGGCGATCCCGGTGACCGCGAAGATTCTGTTCAAGAGCCGTTATGCCATCGTCACCCCGGAGGCGCCGGGCTTGAACATCTCGCGCGGGATCAAGGACGAGGCAGAGCGCGACCGCTTGCTGGAAATCGCCCATGACGTGGCCGGAGAGACCGGCTTCGGCCTGATCCTGCGTTCGGCGGCGGACGGGGCGGACGAGGACGATATCGCCGAGGACA is a genomic window of Sulfitobacter alexandrii containing:
- a CDS encoding carbon-nitrogen hydrolase family protein; this translates as MKIATAAYPLDVLTSWAQYEDKIARWVAEAAGQGADLLVFPEYGAMELATLSGPDVAADLEASLHAVSDRLEDADALHLRLAREHGVHIVAASGPADTDTRPVNRARLMTPTGQTGVQDKQIMTRFEAEVWDVIPGNGLQVFDTALGKIGILICYDSEFPLLGRALTECDIICVPSVTEALAGYWRVRIGSMARALENQCITAMSSVVGEADWSDALGTSFGAGGIFGPPDTGFPPTGVLAAGELNAPGWTFAEVDLGQVAHVRRDGVVLNRRHWTGQIGRDGPAPSVRLR
- a CDS encoding Maf family protein, giving the protein MTLILGSGSPRRLELLAQIGVVPDDIRPPDIDETPRKAELPRPYCARMAREKVAAVPCGDDDIVLCADTTVALGRRILGKPADAAEAETFLRMMSGRRHKVITAVAVKRGGRLWERDVQSAVRMKSLSDAEIAAYLATGDWRGKAGGYGIQGPAGALVPWISGSFTGIVGLPLAETANLLTAAGHPPLKGSA
- the infA gene encoding translation initiation factor IF-1; the encoded protein is MAKEDTLEFPGVVKELLPNATFRVELENGHEIIAHTAGKMRKNRIRVLAGDKVQVEMTPYDLTKGRINYRFK